From one Nonomuraea polychroma genomic stretch:
- a CDS encoding DUF4331 domain-containing protein, translated as MELRINRRALVGLGLAAAVAASSLAVLRTDSGIASSHREAPMTAGLPQIDNTDVYAFVSPDKPDTVTLLANWNGFQEPNGGPNFYPWDTRARYNVKIDNDGDAKTDITYQWTFRDEDKRGNDTFLYNNGPVTSLNDPNLLYRQRYTLKRITPNGTRTLVSDGIAAPSNVGPASMPDYGTLRAQSIKSLPNGGKTFAGQSDEAFFLDLRVFDLLYGGNLSEVGQDTTRGYNVNTIGLQVPAADLALKGDAKRNPVIGICSTTDKFNGSRYVQVSRLCNPLVNEVVAPAGLKDAYNALDPSKDADVAPLVKRVTDPEVARLLEAIYGIKAPATPRADLVEIFLTGIAKQNGPIKADLNSQVLNKDAGKLRPSEMLRLNMSIPPSKDPNRLGVLAGDLQGFPNGRRLGDDVVDIELQAVAGAALTGKLVPGLTDKVDTNDKPFGQSFPYIPLPSNVAVNQR; from the coding sequence ATGGAGCTCCGGATCAACCGGCGCGCTCTAGTCGGACTTGGCCTCGCCGCAGCGGTTGCCGCGTCGTCGTTGGCCGTGCTCCGTACCGACTCCGGCATCGCTTCCTCGCACCGCGAGGCTCCCATGACCGCCGGCCTGCCGCAGATCGACAACACGGACGTGTACGCGTTCGTCAGCCCGGACAAGCCCGACACGGTGACCCTGCTGGCCAACTGGAACGGGTTCCAGGAGCCCAACGGCGGCCCCAACTTCTACCCGTGGGACACCCGCGCGCGGTACAACGTCAAGATCGACAATGACGGTGACGCCAAGACCGACATCACATACCAGTGGACGTTCCGCGACGAGGACAAGCGCGGCAACGACACGTTCCTGTACAACAACGGCCCCGTCACCTCGCTGAACGACCCCAACCTGCTCTACCGCCAGCGCTACACGCTCAAGCGCATCACGCCGAACGGCACCCGGACGCTGGTCTCCGACGGCATCGCGGCGCCGAGCAACGTCGGCCCGGCATCCATGCCGGACTACGGAACCCTGCGCGCCCAGTCCATCAAGAGCCTGCCGAACGGCGGCAAGACGTTCGCCGGCCAGTCGGACGAGGCGTTCTTCCTGGATCTGCGCGTGTTCGACCTGCTCTACGGCGGCAACCTGTCCGAGGTCGGCCAGGACACCACCAGGGGCTACAACGTCAACACGATCGGCCTCCAGGTGCCCGCCGCGGACCTGGCGCTCAAGGGCGACGCCAAGCGCAACCCGGTGATCGGCATCTGCTCGACGACCGACAAGTTCAACGGCAGCAGGTACGTCCAGGTCTCGCGCCTGTGCAACCCGCTGGTGAACGAGGTCGTCGCGCCCGCCGGACTCAAGGACGCCTACAACGCCCTCGACCCGTCGAAGGACGCCGACGTCGCGCCCCTGGTCAAGCGGGTCACCGACCCGGAGGTGGCCAGGCTGCTCGAGGCCATCTACGGCATCAAGGCGCCCGCGACCCCGCGTGCCGACCTGGTCGAGATCTTCCTGACCGGCATCGCCAAGCAGAACGGCCCCATCAAGGCCGACCTGAACTCGCAGGTGCTCAACAAGGACGCGGGCAAGCTGCGCCCCTCCGAGATGTTGCGGCTCAACATGTCGATCCCGCCCTCGAAGGACCCGAACAGGCTCGGCGTCCTGGCCGGTGACCTACAGGGATTCCCGAACGGCCGCCGTCTCGGCGACGACGTCGTGGACATCGAGCTGCAGGCCGTGGCCGGCGCCGCGCTGACCGGCAAGCTCGTGCCCGGCCTGACGGACAAGGTGGACACGAACGACAAGCCGTTCGGGCAGTCGTTCCCGTACATCCCGCTGCCCAGCAACGTCGCTGTGAACCAGCGCTAG
- a CDS encoding tetratricopeptide repeat protein, with the protein MRTLAIFAGFALIGAMIFTIASFSAAPEPEPVAAVKPSTETLQERLKRLPGDYRGWAELGSHYVDQARITGDPSYYTKAEGALDTAAELKPGDDAVLAGQAALAAGRHEFSDAVRLAERALDANPYSAAAYGVLADAKTQLGDLRGAERAVAKMLDLRPGVAAFARASYAAELRGDVDAARTYLRYAHQDAWLPADLAYARHYLGELALHEGDLVTANDWYTKALQAYPAYTPALAGQAKAAALGGRLSEALDIYERVVERLPLPQYLIEQGETQLKSGQQPDWTLLKAQWGLLESAGVRDHLTRAEFEADHGDPVLAVKHARAEYDLNPNPVSADVLAWSLYKAGKPEEALPYAKEATSTGWRNPLLRYHRATIEQALGRPARVDPGFDPSLSALARFS; encoded by the coding sequence ATGCGCACCCTCGCGATATTCGCCGGATTCGCCCTCATAGGCGCAATGATCTTCACGATCGCTTCCTTCTCCGCGGCCCCCGAGCCCGAGCCCGTGGCGGCGGTGAAGCCCTCTACCGAGACCCTCCAGGAACGCCTCAAGCGCCTGCCCGGCGACTACCGCGGCTGGGCCGAGCTCGGCTCCCACTACGTGGACCAGGCCAGGATCACCGGTGACCCGTCGTACTACACCAAGGCCGAGGGCGCGCTCGACACGGCCGCCGAGCTTAAGCCCGGCGACGACGCGGTGCTGGCGGGCCAGGCCGCGCTGGCGGCCGGCCGCCACGAGTTCTCCGACGCGGTACGGCTGGCCGAGCGCGCCCTCGACGCCAACCCGTACTCCGCCGCGGCGTATGGCGTGCTGGCCGACGCCAAGACCCAGCTCGGGGACCTGCGCGGCGCCGAGCGGGCCGTGGCCAAGATGCTGGACCTGCGCCCGGGTGTGGCGGCGTTCGCCCGCGCCTCCTACGCCGCCGAACTGCGCGGCGACGTGGACGCGGCCCGTACGTACCTGCGGTACGCGCACCAGGACGCCTGGCTCCCGGCCGACCTCGCCTATGCCCGCCACTACCTGGGCGAGCTGGCGCTCCACGAAGGCGACCTGGTCACCGCGAACGACTGGTACACCAAGGCTCTGCAGGCCTACCCCGCCTACACGCCGGCCCTCGCCGGCCAGGCCAAGGCGGCGGCGCTCGGCGGCCGGCTGAGCGAGGCGCTCGACATCTACGAGCGGGTCGTCGAACGGCTCCCGCTCCCGCAATACCTCATCGAGCAGGGCGAGACCCAGCTCAAGAGCGGGCAGCAGCCCGACTGGACGCTGCTCAAGGCGCAGTGGGGACTGCTCGAGTCAGCGGGCGTACGGGACCACCTGACGCGGGCGGAGTTCGAGGCCGACCACGGGGACCCGGTACTGGCCGTGAAGCACGCCCGGGCCGAGTACGACCTCAACCCCAACCCCGTCTCCGCCGACGTCCTCGCCTGGTCTCTGTACAAGGCGGGCAAGCCGGAGGAGGCGCTGCCGTACGCGAAGGAGGCCACCTCGACCGGCTGGCGTAACCCGCTGCTCCGCTACCACCGCGCCACGATCGAGCAGGCTCTCGGCCGGCCGGCGCGGGTGGATCCCGGCTTCGATCCGTCGCTCTCCGCCCTCGCGAGGTTCTCATGA
- a CDS encoding ABC transporter ATP-binding protein: MIKELLAYVRPHRKVLFLGGLLGLIGSAAGLAMPLLAKYVVDAFGEGGSMAGPLLGLTAAVLVGAVVSAAGSYLMERTGEGIVLGARRRLVDRMLRLKVADVDRLKPGDLLSRVTGDTTLLRAVLTNGIVESVSAAFMLVGAIILMVAMDGVLLLITLLVIVVIGGLVALIMPKIQRAQSQAQEAVGEMGAVLDRALQAYRTVKASGAEEREIAVVGDAAVRARDRGLQVAGWTSLAGVATWMAVQIAFLAVLAVGGARVASGALEVSSLIAFLLYLFYLVPPIGQLVQGGVQLQQGLAALKRIKEIEELPAEPAEPVVVPGGAEPIGVTFRDVVFRYGEDRPLVHDGVSFEVPPGGLTALVGPSGAGKSTVFGLLERFYDHQDGAIVIGGRDIRDWPLGELRAALGYVEQDAPVLAGTLRENLLFAAQDATEDELHRAIARTRLDDLVARLPEGLETAVGHRGVLLSGGERQRVAIARALLRKPRLLLLDEATSQLDAVNEMRLREVIAEVAKETTVLVIAHRLSTVTNADRIVVMESGGVRAVGTHAELVGADELYRELAATQFLVG, from the coding sequence GTGATCAAGGAGCTGCTTGCCTACGTGCGCCCGCACCGGAAGGTCCTGTTCCTGGGCGGACTGCTGGGGTTGATCGGCTCGGCGGCGGGGCTGGCGATGCCGTTGCTGGCCAAGTACGTCGTGGACGCCTTCGGCGAAGGCGGGTCCATGGCCGGGCCGCTGCTCGGGTTAACCGCGGCGGTGCTGGTCGGCGCCGTCGTGTCGGCCGCCGGCAGCTATCTGATGGAGCGGACCGGCGAGGGCATCGTGCTCGGCGCCCGCCGCAGGCTCGTCGACCGGATGCTCCGGCTCAAGGTCGCCGACGTGGACCGGCTCAAGCCCGGCGACCTGCTGTCGCGGGTGACCGGCGACACGACGCTGCTGCGCGCGGTGCTGACCAACGGCATCGTCGAGTCGGTCAGCGCGGCGTTCATGCTGGTCGGGGCCATCATCTTGATGGTGGCGATGGACGGTGTGCTGCTGCTGATCACACTGCTCGTGATCGTGGTGATCGGCGGGCTGGTCGCGCTCATCATGCCGAAGATCCAGCGGGCGCAGTCGCAGGCCCAGGAGGCCGTGGGCGAGATGGGGGCCGTGCTGGACCGGGCGCTGCAGGCGTACCGGACCGTCAAGGCGAGCGGCGCGGAGGAGCGGGAGATCGCCGTGGTCGGCGACGCGGCGGTGCGGGCCCGCGACCGGGGCCTGCAGGTCGCCGGGTGGACGTCGCTGGCCGGGGTGGCGACGTGGATGGCGGTGCAGATCGCGTTCCTGGCCGTGCTGGCCGTCGGCGGGGCCAGGGTCGCCTCCGGCGCGCTGGAGGTGTCGTCGCTGATCGCGTTCCTGCTGTACCTGTTCTACCTGGTGCCGCCGATCGGGCAGCTCGTGCAGGGCGGGGTCCAGCTCCAGCAGGGGCTCGCCGCGTTGAAGCGCATCAAGGAGATCGAGGAACTCCCGGCCGAGCCCGCCGAGCCGGTCGTGGTGCCGGGCGGCGCCGAGCCGATCGGGGTGACGTTCCGGGACGTGGTGTTCCGGTACGGCGAGGACCGGCCGCTCGTGCACGACGGGGTCAGCTTCGAGGTGCCGCCCGGCGGGCTCACCGCGCTGGTGGGGCCGTCGGGAGCCGGCAAGTCCACGGTGTTCGGCCTGCTGGAGCGCTTCTACGACCACCAGGACGGTGCCATCGTGATCGGCGGGAGGGACATCCGGGACTGGCCGCTGGGCGAGCTGCGCGCCGCGCTCGGGTACGTCGAGCAGGACGCCCCCGTGCTGGCCGGCACCCTGCGGGAGAACCTGCTTTTCGCCGCCCAGGACGCCACCGAGGACGAGCTGCACCGCGCCATCGCCCGCACCCGGCTCGACGACCTCGTGGCCAGGCTGCCCGAAGGGCTGGAGACGGCGGTCGGGCACCGCGGCGTGCTGCTGTCCGGCGGTGAGCGGCAGCGGGTCGCCATCGCCCGGGCGCTGCTGCGCAAGCCCAGGCTGCTGCTGCTCGACGAGGCCACCTCGCAGCTCGACGCGGTCAACGAAATGCGGCTGCGCGAGGTCATCGCCGAGGTGGCCAAGGAGACGACCGTGCTGGTCATCGCGCACCGGCTGTCCACGGTGACGAACGCCGACCGGATCGTGGTCATGGAGTCCGGCGGCGTACGGGCCGTCGGCACGCACGCCGAGCTGGTGGGCGCGGACGAGCTCTACCGCGAGCTGGCCGCCACCCAGTTCCTCGTCGGCTAG
- the hutU gene encoding urocanate hydratase: MSRTVRAPRGTTITAKGWPQEAALRMLQNNLDPEVAEHPEQLVVYGGSGKAARDWASYDALVRTLTTLEGDETLLVQSGRPVGVFRTHEWAPRVLIANSNLVPDWANWEEFRRLEAAGLTMYGQMTAGSWIYIGTQGILQGTYETFAAVAAKRFGGTLAGTITLTAGLGGMGGAQPLAVTMNGGVAICVDCDPRSVTRRIEHRYLDVEAASPEEALRLAYEARDARRPLSIGVVGNAAEIVPALLAGGAEIDIVTDQTSAHDPLMYLPLGIAFEDMAAAREKDPAGFTERARASMALHVEAMVGFKDAGAEVFDYGNSIRGEARLAGYARAFDFPGFVPAYIRPLFCEGKGPFRWAALSGDPADIAATDRAILELFPENEQLARWIREAGEKVHFQGLPARICWLGYGERNVAGERFNDMVASGELQAPIVIGRDHLDSGSVASPYRETEAMADGSDAIADWPLLNALLNTASGAAWVSIHHGGGVGIGRSIHAGQVTVADGTALAGEKLNRVLTNDPGTGVMRHVDAGYDKAAEVADARGVRIPMRES, translated from the coding sequence ATGAGCCGCACCGTGCGCGCGCCGCGAGGCACCACGATCACCGCCAAGGGGTGGCCGCAGGAGGCGGCGCTCCGGATGCTCCAGAACAACCTGGACCCGGAGGTCGCCGAGCACCCTGAGCAGCTGGTCGTCTACGGCGGCTCCGGGAAGGCCGCGCGGGACTGGGCGTCGTACGACGCGCTGGTCAGGACGCTCACGACGCTGGAGGGCGACGAGACGCTCCTCGTGCAGTCGGGGCGGCCCGTCGGCGTGTTCCGCACGCACGAATGGGCGCCGCGCGTGCTGATCGCCAACTCCAACCTGGTGCCCGACTGGGCCAACTGGGAGGAGTTCCGGCGGCTGGAGGCGGCCGGGCTGACCATGTACGGGCAGATGACCGCCGGGTCGTGGATCTACATCGGCACGCAGGGCATCCTGCAGGGCACGTACGAGACGTTCGCGGCCGTCGCCGCCAAGCGGTTCGGCGGGACGCTGGCCGGGACCATCACGCTGACGGCGGGCCTGGGCGGGATGGGCGGCGCCCAGCCGCTGGCCGTCACCATGAACGGCGGGGTGGCCATCTGCGTCGACTGCGACCCGCGCTCGGTCACCCGCCGCATCGAGCACCGTTACCTCGACGTGGAGGCCGCCTCGCCTGAGGAGGCGCTGCGGCTGGCGTACGAGGCGCGTGACGCGCGGCGGCCGCTGTCGATCGGGGTCGTGGGGAACGCCGCGGAGATCGTGCCGGCGTTGCTGGCCGGCGGGGCCGAGATCGACATCGTGACCGACCAGACCTCTGCCCACGATCCCCTGATGTACCTCCCGCTCGGCATCGCCTTCGAGGACATGGCCGCCGCGCGGGAGAAGGATCCGGCCGGCTTCACCGAGCGGGCCCGCGCCTCGATGGCGCTGCACGTGGAGGCCATGGTCGGGTTCAAGGACGCGGGGGCCGAGGTCTTCGACTACGGCAACTCGATCAGGGGCGAGGCGCGCCTGGCCGGCTACGCGCGGGCCTTCGACTTCCCCGGGTTCGTGCCCGCCTACATTCGGCCGCTGTTCTGCGAGGGCAAGGGGCCGTTCCGGTGGGCGGCGCTGAGCGGCGACCCGGCCGACATCGCCGCGACCGACCGGGCCATCCTGGAGCTCTTCCCCGAGAACGAGCAGCTCGCCCGGTGGATCAGGGAAGCCGGGGAGAAGGTGCACTTCCAGGGGTTGCCGGCGCGGATCTGCTGGCTGGGGTACGGCGAGCGCAATGTGGCCGGGGAGCGCTTCAACGACATGGTGGCCTCGGGTGAGCTCCAGGCGCCCATCGTGATCGGGCGGGACCATCTGGACAGCGGGTCCGTCGCGTCGCCCTACCGTGAGACGGAGGCCATGGCGGACGGGTCGGACGCGATCGCGGACTGGCCGCTCCTGAACGCCCTGCTCAACACGGCCTCGGGGGCCGCCTGGGTGTCGATCCACCATGGGGGTGGGGTCGGGATCGGGCGCTCCATCCACGCCGGCCAGGTGACGGTCGCCGACGGCACGGCCCTGGCCGGGGAGAAGCTGAACCGGGTGCTCACCAATGATCCGGGGACCGGGGTCATGCGGCACGTGGACGCCGGCTACGACAAGGCCGCCGAGGTGGCCGATGCGCGCGGCGTCCGCATCCCGATGCGGGAGTCCTGA